A segment of the Aureimonas sp. SA4125 genome:
GCTGGTCGGGCCTCTCGTCGGGGCCGGCGCAGGCCTTCCTGTCGGACCGGAGGCGATCGGTCTCTCCCGTCGCGGGTCTGCTCGGCAAACGACCTCGCGGCTTGTCCTGTGGGGAGTCGGCGGCGCACGCGCGAGAGCGGACGCGCCAGGCGCGAGGAATTCGACATGCTGTCTCGAAATGACATTCAGCTCGACGAATGGCGAGGGCGGGCCCTCCTCTTCGAGAACGCCATTTCCAACGTCGTGCTCGGCCAGGCCGAGCCGCTGCGCCTCATGACCATCGCCATCTTCTGTCGCGGCCACGTCCTGCTCGAAGGCGATGTCGGCGTCGGCAAGACGACACTGCTGCGCGCTGTCGCGCGCGGGCTCGGCGGCCCCTACGAGCGCATCGAGGGCACGATCGACCTGATGCCGAGCGACATGATCTACGCCTCCTACATTGCCGACGACGGCCGCCCGCGCATGGAACACGGTCCGGTGTTGCGGCACGGCGAGGACCTCGCCGTCTTTTTCTTCAACGAGATCAACCGGGCGAGACCGCAGGTCCACTCCCTGCTGCTGCGCCTGATGGCCGAGCGCACGGTCACCGCGTTCCGGCAGGAATTTGCGTTTCCACACCTCCAGGTCTTCGCCGACCGCAACAAGGTCGAGCGCGACGAGACCTTCGAACTGCCCGCCGCCGCGCGCGACCGCTTCCTCATGGAAATCACCATCGCCGCCCCCAGCGATGCGCAGAGCAGGCGCAGTCTCGCCTTCGATCCGCGCTTTCACGACGTCGACCGCCTGCTGCTCGAGGTCGACGAGGGCGTGCTCGATCACCGCCAGCTGAATGCGGTCGCCGGCGCCATTCAGACCGGCATCTCCACGAGCCACGCCGTCGAGACCTATGTCGCGGACATCTGGAACGCGATCCGCATGCCGCACGAGGCCGGCATCGTTCTTTCCTCC
Coding sequences within it:
- a CDS encoding MoxR family ATPase: MLSRNDIQLDEWRGRALLFENAISNVVLGQAEPLRLMTIAIFCRGHVLLEGDVGVGKTTLLRAVARGLGGPYERIEGTIDLMPSDMIYASYIADDGRPRMEHGPVLRHGEDLAVFFFNEINRARPQVHSLLLRLMAERTVTAFRQEFAFPHLQVFADRNKVERDETFELPAAARDRFLMEITIAAPSDAQSRRSLAFDPRFHDVDRLLLEVDEGVLDHRQLNAVAGAIQTGISTSHAVETYVADIWNAIRMPHEAGIVLSSAEASRLIEGGASPRGISALVRAARVRAWLEGRSCVVPEDIRAVFAAVMSHRIFLAPIYEIRREALIAELFAAVFATIPTPA